Within the Candidatus Eremiobacteraceae bacterium genome, the region ACGGCGAAGCCGCCGACGACGTTGATCGAACCCAGGATCATGGCTGCTAAGCCGATCGCGTGGCCCGCCACGCCGCCGATCGCCGCTCCTGCGATGAGCATGGCGCCGACGACGACGATGCCGTGGATCGCGTTGGTCGCCGACATGAGCGGCGTGTGCAGCATCGACGGCACCTTGGAGATCACTTCGAAGCCGACGAAGACCGCCAGCACGAACACGGTGATCTGCATCATCAGAT harbors:
- a CDS encoding NAD(P) transhydrogenase subunit alpha translates to MSVYLMMQITVFVLAVFVGFEVISKVPSMLHTPLMSATNAIHGIVVVGAMLIAGAAIGGVAGHAIGLAAMILGSINVVGGFAVTERMLEMFKGRTENRPR